A region of Clostridium acetobutylicum ATCC 824 DNA encodes the following proteins:
- a CDS encoding response regulator transcription factor produces the protein MIRVMIADDQVIVREGLKKILSLDDEIEVICEAEDGYDVINKLREHIVDIILMDVRMPKMDGIKTTNLVKKQYPKINIIILTTFDEDEYIFNGIKSGISGYLLKDSEIDYILKSVKEAYNNKMMFDPVVTPKLVNALNLSNNINSTNKEILSVLTEREMEITKLVTSGKSNKEISETLFISEGTVKNYISKILKKLKLQRRTQLLAIFINDET, from the coding sequence ATGATTAGAGTTATGATAGCCGACGATCAAGTGATTGTTAGAGAAGGCTTAAAAAAAATATTAAGTCTTGATGATGAAATAGAAGTAATTTGTGAAGCTGAAGATGGCTATGATGTCATTAATAAGCTTAGGGAACATATTGTTGATATCATACTTATGGATGTTAGAATGCCAAAAATGGATGGAATAAAAACAACCAACTTAGTAAAAAAACAATATCCCAAAATCAATATAATAATTCTTACAACCTTCGATGAAGATGAATATATATTTAATGGAATTAAAAGTGGAATTAGCGGTTACCTTCTAAAAGACAGTGAAATAGATTATATACTTAAAAGTGTCAAGGAAGCTTATAATAATAAAATGATGTTTGATCCAGTGGTAACACCGAAGCTTGTAAATGCATTAAATTTATCAAATAATATCAATAGTACTAATAAGGAAATTTTAAGTGTCCTTACTGAAAGAGAAATGGAAATAACTAAATTAGTGACATCAGGAAAAAGCAATAAAGAAATATCTGAAACTCTATTTATTTCAGAAGGCACTGTAAAAAATTATATATCTAAAATACTTAAGAAACTAAAACTTCAGAGAAGGACACAACTTTTAGCCATTTTTATAAATGATGAAACTTAA
- a CDS encoding ABC transporter ATP-binding protein, with product MKNLIEVKSMYKSFNISNDKVDVLKNINLNIEEGAFVSVMGPSGCGKSTLLYILGGLDSATSGSVFILGREYSKMKEKEKSALRRQRLGFVFQFYNLIPNLNVEDNILLPLLLDGKNPNKYKKKLDELLEIIGMTTKRKFTPRELSGGQQQRVSIARALIFDPDIILADEPIGNLDSKSGMQIMKLFNDINKDLRKTIVQVTHSLESSHYGNKIVNLKDGKII from the coding sequence ATGAAAAATTTAATTGAAGTTAAAAGTATGTATAAATCCTTTAATATAAGTAATGACAAAGTAGATGTTTTAAAAAATATAAATTTAAATATTGAAGAAGGAGCTTTTGTTTCTGTAATGGGTCCTTCAGGCTGCGGAAAATCTACCCTATTATATATTTTGGGTGGGCTTGACAGTGCTACTTCCGGGAGTGTATTTATCTTAGGAAGAGAATATTCTAAAATGAAAGAAAAAGAAAAGAGTGCACTAAGAAGACAACGACTTGGCTTCGTATTTCAATTTTATAATCTTATTCCAAATTTGAATGTAGAGGATAACATACTTCTTCCTCTACTTTTGGATGGGAAGAATCCAAACAAATACAAAAAAAAATTAGATGAACTACTTGAAATAATAGGTATGACAACTAAAAGAAAATTCACTCCAAGGGAACTTTCTGGTGGACAACAACAAAGAGTTTCTATTGCAAGAGCTCTTATATTTGATCCTGATATAATACTTGCTGACGAGCCTATAGGGAATTTAGATTCAAAATCAGGAATGCAAATAATGAAACTTTTTAATGACATAAATAAAGACTTAAGAAAAACAATAGTGCAGGTTACTCATTCCCTTGAATCATCACATTATGGAAATAAAATTGTAAACTTAAAGGATGGTAAGATTATATAG
- a CDS encoding HTH domain-containing protein, producing the protein MDIKETILKILSDSIEPLKTKEVAERAEVDSKEVDKAIKALKAEGKVVSPKRCYYSVEK; encoded by the coding sequence ATGGATATAAAAGAAACTATTTTAAAAATATTATCAGATTCAATTGAACCACTTAAAACTAAAGAAGTTGCAGAAAGAGCAGAAGTAGATTCTAAGGAAGTTGACAAGGCTATAAAAGCATTAAAGGCAGAAGGTAAGGTAGTATCACCTAAAAGATGCTATTATTCTGTGGAAAAATAG
- a CDS encoding ABC transporter permease: MNILTKFITKSILEKKSRAFLIIFSILISTTLLVASLGISDSITTNYRNLLKGSYEDFNIVINSNEKAQTPFFTLSNVHCSNIKNNFKTCEVSGYLKNNDNEQFNMLGTSLNDFKKFKNIRLLKSKNLEPFTGNKLIISESISNKLNLKLGSKITLNTLGKENEYIISAIASNNSLFLSDSKEKFTLVTPTETTCSIYGKNVGYTNLYTSIDKSNINKWIKKFNTTNPNLSARVLLDDSNLESQLNTIKTCLLFMLCIVLIMSTLIIYSSFKLIVLERIPLIGTLLSQGATKLSIIITFFKESFIYGFLGGLIGNILGYAILYLTVALSNPLKNQGIAAKFNLNYIYLLYGFIFSVTISVISSLIPILAIRKFPVKEIILNNFVSTKVSYKKSFIVGTFLIFLSIASHFTGENLGSLRPYIMSLPAFFMCFLGIILIIPGITILVTFPFIKLSKNINVLPMLALNNIRTSKVLLNNIRLISISLMTIMMVMSMTNSLKDTLTEVYKNLNFDVSIDINSQNVDVLKKCSEIINNYDKKTNVIRRKYINTNLNNDFSKKIDLLCVDPNNFKSYDNYLVYTNKNKQLDQLNNNEDGIIISEKNSRRYNLKKGDTISLYSSNSEKEDFKILSVVNAGFMNMGNINLISFKAALKHFNVRYSNEFFISTSSNTSSIKKDLIKKFKGFPVSVSTKQDNVNKDAASSKEFISLFNIFSFTSMLIALLGILSNISISFVQRKKEIASLISIGLSSTGKNLMILFESFTEGLIAFFITFLSSIWTLTLLSDIFKYLVLNINITYPFSFMPWAALSVSIIMFIASLKTLLRSKKLNLVHELKYE, encoded by the coding sequence ATGAATATATTAACTAAATTTATTACAAAATCTATTTTAGAAAAAAAATCAAGAGCTTTTCTCATTATATTTTCTATACTTATAAGTACTACTCTTTTAGTTGCTTCTCTTGGCATCTCTGATTCCATAACAACTAACTATAGGAATCTTTTAAAAGGGTCTTACGAAGATTTCAATATAGTAATAAATTCAAATGAAAAGGCTCAAACTCCATTTTTTACTCTCTCTAATGTTCATTGCTCAAATATAAAAAATAACTTTAAAACCTGTGAGGTAAGTGGCTATTTGAAAAATAATGATAATGAGCAATTTAATATGCTTGGTACTTCCCTTAATGATTTTAAGAAATTTAAAAATATAAGACTTCTAAAATCAAAAAATCTAGAACCCTTTACTGGGAATAAGCTAATTATATCTGAGAGCATAAGTAATAAACTAAATCTTAAATTAGGAAGCAAAATAACCTTAAACACTCTTGGCAAGGAAAATGAATATATTATTTCAGCAATAGCTTCAAATAATAGCTTATTTTTAAGCGATTCAAAGGAAAAGTTCACTTTAGTAACTCCTACCGAAACCACATGCTCTATTTATGGTAAAAATGTAGGATATACAAATCTATATACCTCTATTGATAAATCAAATATAAATAAATGGATTAAAAAATTTAATACTACTAACCCAAATTTAAGCGCAAGAGTATTACTAGATGATAGTAATCTTGAATCTCAATTAAATACTATAAAAACTTGTCTTCTATTTATGCTGTGTATAGTTTTAATTATGAGTACCCTTATAATATATAGTTCATTTAAATTGATAGTACTGGAAAGAATACCTCTTATAGGCACTCTTTTAAGCCAAGGAGCAACTAAACTCAGCATAATAATTACCTTCTTTAAAGAAAGTTTTATATATGGATTTTTAGGAGGTTTAATTGGAAATATTCTAGGATATGCTATTTTATATTTAACTGTAGCTTTAAGTAATCCACTAAAAAATCAAGGTATTGCTGCTAAATTTAATTTAAACTATATATATTTACTGTACGGGTTTATTTTTTCTGTGACAATTTCAGTGATTTCATCATTAATTCCTATACTTGCTATAAGAAAATTTCCGGTAAAAGAAATTATCTTAAATAATTTTGTAAGCACTAAAGTGTCATATAAAAAGAGTTTCATTGTAGGAACTTTTCTTATATTTCTATCTATAGCGTCTCATTTTACTGGAGAAAATTTAGGAAGCTTGCGCCCTTATATAATGTCTCTTCCTGCTTTTTTTATGTGCTTCTTAGGTATAATTTTAATAATACCAGGCATAACCATTCTTGTTACATTCCCATTTATTAAACTAAGTAAAAATATAAATGTACTTCCTATGCTTGCATTAAATAATATAAGAACTTCAAAGGTACTTTTAAATAATATAAGACTTATCTCTATATCGCTTATGACAATTATGATGGTTATGTCTATGACTAATTCTTTAAAAGATACCCTGACAGAAGTCTATAAAAATTTAAACTTTGATGTTTCTATAGATATAAATTCTCAAAATGTGGATGTACTAAAAAAATGCAGCGAAATTATAAACAATTATGACAAGAAAACCAATGTAATAAGACGTAAATATATCAATACAAACTTAAACAACGATTTTTCTAAGAAAATAGATCTACTATGCGTAGATCCAAATAATTTTAAAAGCTACGACAATTATTTAGTCTATACTAATAAAAATAAACAACTTGATCAATTAAATAATAATGAAGATGGTATTATCATTTCTGAGAAAAATTCAAGAAGATATAACTTAAAAAAAGGAGATACAATTAGCTTATATTCCTCTAATAGTGAAAAAGAAGATTTCAAAATACTTTCTGTTGTTAATGCTGGTTTTATGAACATGGGAAACATAAACTTGATATCCTTTAAAGCGGCCTTAAAGCACTTTAATGTAAGATATTCAAATGAATTTTTTATAAGTACAAGTTCAAATACAAGTAGTATAAAGAAAGATCTTATAAAAAAATTCAAGGGCTTTCCTGTATCTGTCTCCACAAAACAAGATAATGTAAATAAAGATGCAGCTTCTTCAAAAGAATTTATAAGTCTCTTTAATATCTTTTCATTTACTTCTATGTTAATTGCTTTATTAGGCATACTAAGCAATATATCAATAAGTTTTGTGCAAAGGAAAAAGGAAATAGCCTCCTTAATATCAATAGGCCTTAGTTCCACTGGTAAAAATCTCATGATATTATTTGAAAGCTTTACAGAAGGCCTTATAGCTTTTTTTATAACTTTCCTATCTTCAATATGGACACTAACTTTACTTAGCGATATATTCAAGTACCTAGTACTAAATATAAATATCACCTACCCTTTTAGTTTTATGCCTTGGGCAGCTTTATCTGTATCTATTATTATGTTTATAGCTTCTCTTAAAACTTTATTGAGAAGTAAAAAATTGAATCTTGTACATGAATTAAAATATGAATAA
- a CDS encoding sensor histidine kinase: protein MENFLSLFDFFKSKIRYIFLIYTIFTIYMNSKNCFINYVLLIFLDVILIIYSFIFLNKKQKYPFLFIIISTIVYAFIWLFGHCDNIYYFIILDDIFEIKADFKKKLLVAIHSSAFMMVTLKNLIFKNYDLHEILSSIAYSIIIYMAILFVFIFIHKFKDERDKLKILNSNLIEYSFNEREFLLSEERNRISQELHDSIGHSLMALSMNIKYLKGIKNRSNINEELDNMDKVIKESVQTLRSTVYNLKKLDECCDLKKEVYDIIKKFNRLDIVKINFDCASDIEKSTTTIKNTLIKTIKEGITNSLKHGNPTEINVTLTLVNSYIKLIIQDNGVGCQNIKPSAGLNGIKKRIEALNGKVAFESKARKGFTIETEIPGGF from the coding sequence ATGGAAAATTTTCTTTCTTTATTTGATTTTTTCAAATCTAAAATAAGATACATTTTTTTAATTTATACTATATTTACCATTTACATGAATTCTAAAAACTGTTTCATTAATTATGTTTTATTGATCTTTCTCGACGTTATTTTAATCATATACAGCTTTATATTTTTAAATAAAAAACAGAAATATCCTTTTCTCTTTATAATTATATCAACCATTGTTTATGCTTTTATTTGGTTATTTGGTCACTGTGATAATATATATTATTTTATTATTTTAGACGACATATTTGAAATTAAAGCTGACTTCAAGAAAAAGCTCCTTGTAGCTATTCATTCCTCAGCTTTTATGATGGTAACTTTAAAAAACTTAATTTTTAAAAATTATGATTTACATGAAATACTCAGTTCAATAGCATATTCAATTATAATATATATGGCTATTCTATTTGTCTTTATTTTTATCCACAAGTTTAAAGATGAACGAGACAAGCTTAAAATACTAAACTCTAATTTAATAGAATATTCTTTTAATGAGAGAGAATTTTTATTATCAGAAGAAAGGAACAGAATTTCTCAAGAATTACATGATTCTATAGGTCACTCTCTAATGGCACTTTCAATGAATATCAAGTATCTAAAGGGTATTAAAAACAGATCAAATATTAACGAAGAATTAGACAATATGGACAAAGTTATAAAGGAAAGTGTACAAACTCTACGTTCTACAGTTTATAATTTAAAAAAACTAGATGAATGCTGTGATTTAAAAAAGGAAGTTTATGATATAATAAAGAAATTTAATAGACTTGATATAGTAAAAATAAATTTTGACTGCGCTAGTGATATAGAAAAATCAACTACCACAATAAAGAATACTCTTATAAAGACAATAAAAGAAGGTATAACCAATAGTTTAAAACATGGTAATCCAACTGAAATTAATGTCACCTTAACTTTAGTAAACTCATATATAAAATTAATTATACAGGATAATGGAGTAGGCTGCCAAAACATAAAGCCTTCAGCTGGACTTAATGGAATAAAAAAAAGAATTGAAGCTTTAAATGGAAAAGTAGCTTTTGAAAGCAAGGCTAGAAAAGGTTTCACTATAGAAACTGAAATACCAGGAGGATTTTAA
- a CDS encoding 3'-5' exoribonuclease YhaM family protein, with protein MELKTISELEAGNRIDGFFIIKSAEKRISSNNKKYLDFTFGDKTGDINGKLWDASDEDEDAFVDNMLVKVRGTVIEWQNNLQLKIDKIRKTVDSDNVKVADFVPSAPYLPDDMYSTILEYVEKIKNADIKNILYDVLESAGEEIMYWPAAKKNHHSVRSGLLYHTFTMLKVGEKISEIYTFLNTDLIYAGVILHDMAKLEEMVSSELGIVTDYSVEGQLLGHIILGVEKVRNSAKKVGADKEISMMLEHMVLSHHYEAEYGSPKKPMFPEAEVLHHLDDMDAAMFDMKKALETTAPGEMSDAIWSLDRRRIYKSKFDKDVIE; from the coding sequence TTGGAATTAAAGACTATTAGTGAATTGGAAGCAGGAAATAGAATAGATGGCTTCTTTATAATTAAATCAGCAGAAAAAAGAATTTCTTCTAACAATAAGAAGTATCTTGATTTTACTTTTGGTGATAAAACTGGAGACATAAATGGAAAACTTTGGGATGCATCAGATGAAGATGAGGATGCGTTTGTTGATAACATGCTTGTAAAGGTACGTGGAACAGTAATTGAGTGGCAAAATAACCTTCAATTAAAAATAGACAAAATACGAAAGACAGTAGATTCAGATAATGTTAAAGTAGCTGACTTCGTTCCGTCTGCTCCATATCTTCCAGATGATATGTATTCAACTATACTAGAGTATGTAGAGAAGATAAAAAATGCGGATATAAAAAATATTTTATATGATGTTTTGGAAAGCGCAGGAGAGGAAATAATGTATTGGCCTGCAGCTAAGAAAAATCATCATTCTGTTCGTTCAGGACTGTTATATCACACCTTTACTATGCTGAAGGTAGGAGAAAAAATAAGTGAGATATACACATTTTTAAATACAGATTTAATATATGCAGGGGTAATACTTCATGATATGGCAAAGCTAGAAGAAATGGTATCCTCAGAACTTGGAATAGTTACTGATTACAGTGTGGAGGGTCAGCTTTTAGGACATATAATATTGGGTGTTGAGAAGGTAAGAAATTCAGCTAAAAAGGTTGGGGCAGATAAAGAAATATCTATGATGCTTGAGCATATGGTATTATCACACCATTATGAAGCTGAATATGGCAGCCCTAAAAAACCAATGTTTCCAGAAGCAGAGGTATTGCATCATTTAGATGATATGGATGCAGCCATGTTTGATATGAAAAAGGCTCTTGAAACAACTGCTCCAGGAGAGATGTCTGATGCAATATGGTCTCTTGATAGAAGAAGAATATATAAATCAAAATTTGATAAAGATGTTATTGAATAA
- a CDS encoding DegT/DnrJ/EryC1/StrS family aminotransferase, protein MKKYNIPFSPPDLTEKEIENVIEVLKSGWITSGPKVFEFEKKVAEYCECEKAVAVSSATSALDLIMKVLNFAPPDEIITTTYTYASTSNTICHRGIKPIFVDLEKDSFLIDINKIKDAITEKTKAIVTVDIAGIPLDYDAIRNLLKEIHREDIILISDSSHAFGATYKGRKVGCQADFHVFSFHAVKNLTTAEGGAITFNNNHFNGKEDLYKEFKYTALNGQTKDALTKSKAGGWQYDILTDGLKCNMTDIHAAIGLVQLTRYEDMLKKRAYLTEIYTAALKDKSWAIIPFTKDTEKETSYHLYPLRIKDFTELQRNEVINILAEIGIPTNVHFTPLPMFTYYKTLGYSIKDYPNAYNQYANELTLPLYSSLSVDDAKCIVNEVINAIEKVKSK, encoded by the coding sequence ATGAAAAAATATAACATACCCTTCTCACCACCAGATCTTACTGAAAAAGAAATTGAAAATGTTATTGAAGTTTTAAAATCTGGATGGATTACCTCAGGACCTAAGGTTTTTGAATTTGAAAAAAAGGTAGCAGAATATTGCGAATGTGAAAAAGCAGTTGCTGTTTCAAGTGCGACCTCAGCGCTTGATTTAATAATGAAAGTTTTAAATTTCGCTCCTCCTGATGAAATAATAACAACAACTTATACCTACGCATCTACTTCAAACACCATATGTCATAGAGGAATAAAACCAATATTTGTAGATCTTGAAAAAGATTCTTTTTTAATAGATATAAATAAAATAAAGGATGCTATAACCGAAAAAACAAAAGCAATAGTAACTGTTGATATTGCAGGAATACCACTAGATTACGATGCTATTAGAAATCTTTTAAAAGAAATACATAGAGAAGATATCATACTTATATCCGATTCTTCACATGCCTTCGGAGCTACCTACAAAGGAAGAAAAGTTGGATGCCAGGCTGATTTTCATGTGTTTTCATTTCACGCAGTGAAAAATCTTACTACAGCTGAAGGTGGAGCTATAACCTTTAACAATAACCACTTTAATGGTAAAGAAGATTTATATAAAGAATTCAAATACACAGCTTTAAATGGTCAAACCAAAGATGCCCTCACAAAATCAAAAGCTGGTGGCTGGCAGTATGATATTTTAACTGATGGCCTAAAATGTAATATGACAGATATCCATGCAGCCATTGGTCTAGTTCAGCTTACACGTTATGAGGATATGTTAAAGAAAAGAGCATACCTTACAGAAATCTACACTGCTGCATTGAAGGATAAATCTTGGGCTATTATACCTTTTACTAAAGATACTGAAAAAGAAACCTCCTATCACTTATATCCATTAAGAATAAAAGATTTTACTGAATTGCAGCGTAATGAAGTAATAAATATACTTGCAGAAATTGGTATACCTACAAATGTACACTTTACTCCTCTACCAATGTTCACTTATTACAAGACTCTTGGATATTCTATAAAAGATTATCCTAATGCCTATAATCAATATGCAAACGAACTAACTCTTCCACTATATTCATCTCTTTCAGTAGATGATGCAAAATGTATAGTTAATGAAGTTATTAATGCAATTGAGAAAGTTAAGTCAAAATAA